One window from the genome of Pieris napi chromosome 3, ilPieNapi1.2, whole genome shotgun sequence encodes:
- the LOC125048492 gene encoding acyl-CoA Delta(11) desaturase-like encodes MAPNTSKDVIDVDFLDAEESKLEKLVGPQAGPWKYEIIYESLAVIVYFHLAALYGLYLALTAGPVWSTIIFHCVIFFISSFGISAGLHRLWSHNAFKAKLPLQIILIVCTSLTFQYSALNWVRDHRLHHRYTDTDADPHNAARGVFFSHLGWLLVKRHPEVKRRGKFTDMRDVNANPVLRFQKKWAVPFIGSICFIIPTLIPMYFWNEGLNVAWHLSLLRYVASLHQTLLGNSYAHFAGTRPYDKRILPTDNRSLNYIILGEGFHNFHHAFPWDYRSAELGTLFFNPTTWFIELFAKIGWAYDLKTASKYVIEGRAQRTGDGTRVQNKSD; translated from the exons ATGGCACCCAATACTAGCAAAGATGTCATCGATGTAGATTTTTTGGATGCGGAAGAATCAAAATTGGAAAAATTGGTGGGTCCCCAGGCCGGGCCGTGGAAATATGAGATAATATATGAAAGTTTAGCagttattgtatattttcacCTTGCGGCTTTGTATGGACTCTACCTCGCTTTGACTGCTGGTCCAGTATGGTCTACGATTATTTTTC attgcgttatattttttatctcaaGCTTCGGTATATCTGCTGGACTTCATCGTCTCTGGTCTCACAATGCATTTAAGGCGAAACTTCCCTTGCAAATTATACTGATCGTTTGCACTTCTTTAACATTCCAGTATAGTGCTTTAAATTGGGTCAGAGATCACCGATTACATCACag GTATACCGATACAGATGCAGATCCACACAATGCGGCTAGAGGGGTTTTCTTTTCACACCTAGGCTGGTTGCTCGTCAAGAGGCATCCGGAAGTAAAAAGACGCGGAAAATTTACTGACATGAGAGATGTTAACGCAAATCCAGTTTTGAGGTTTCAAAAGAA GTGGGCCGTACCCTTTATTGGtagtatatgttttataataccaACTTTGATACCTATGTACTTCTGGAACGAGGGACTAAACGTGGCGTGGCATCTTAGTCTTCTCAGATACGTTGCATCTCTCCACCAAACACTTCTAGGTAATAGTTATGCACATTTCGCAGGAACTAGGCCATATGACAAGCGCATACTACCCACTGATAATAGATCACTTAATTATATCATCTTGGGGGAAGGATTCCATAACTTTCATCATGCATTCCCCTGGGACTATAGGTCGGCAGAATTGGGGACTTTGTTTTTTAATCCGACTACTTGGTTTATCGAACTATTTGCTAAGATTGGATGGGCATACGATCTAAAGACTgcgtcaaaatatgtaatagagGGCAGAGCTCAAAGAACGGGCGATGGTACCCGGGTTCAAAATAAGTCTGATTAA